The segment TCAtaatcttttattaaaaaaaaaatcagactcTCAAATTATagattttcttgtgttttataGTTCGTTTAGCAAGcccaaaaaatcaattttctttgttgggctttctcttttttcccaataacttttttaaaaacGCCACGTAGGCGTAGCCCCCCCAAAATTCAAATTGTGAGGTAACAACAAAAAAGCGCCCCAACCAAGAAAATGATTGTTGGGAAACGTTCAAATCTCATTTTCCCCCATCAATTCCAATTCCGTTGTCCTAATAACCAGATAAGTCTTTCCCACTCCCACACACACAGAAAACGAAAGAATAGACCAGAGGAAATCTCTTTCACTCAACCAaacattttcaagaaaatatcccCACACACATTCACACTCTCACAGTAAACCCACACAGAGACTTTGAAAATCCAAGAGAGTTTAGGGAATGGAAAGAAAGAATATTAGCAGTCTTTGAGTTTCAAATCTGAGAAAACGATGTCGTTTGCACCAGAGAAACCTGAAAACCCTAGCCCAAAAAAACGACCACCAAGCTGGTCAGACCTGTGGCTCAAAAACACTAAGCCTCTCAAGCATGTTATCTTCACAATGCAACTCCAATCTCTCTCTTCTCCTATCACTCCCACCactaaaaacaacaacaacaacaataaaaacaccaaatctcccaaaatccccaaaacccaaatcccCATTTCCAATTTCCCCAAATTCCCAAACCCTAATTTCAGTTACCCGAAATCCGAGTCCGACCCGACCCGGAAACTCTCCGACCAAACCCTGCTCCAAATCCTCTCCAAACTCCCAGATTCCAATCACAACTCGATCTCCCTTGTTTGCAAACGCTGGCTTAACCTCCAAGGCCGTTTAGTTCGGTCTCTAAAGCTCTTATCTTGGCACTTTCTCGAATCGGGTCGGTTGGTTTTTCGGTTCCCAAATCTGACCCATGTGGATTTGGTATCTGGGTGTTTCTTCTCTCCTCGGAATTCTGGGATTTTGTTGACGAATAGGGTGTTTTCGATGCATTTGGGATCCGGGTTTTCGACGAAATGGAATGAGCTTTGTGAGGATAGTTTGTTTCCTGTGGAGGTTATTGATAGAGGGTTGAAAATGCTTGCTTGTGGTTGTCCTAACTTGCGTAAGGTTTCGGTTATAGGAGCTAGTGAGTTAGGGGTTTTGAGTTTGGCTGAGGAGTGCATGACATTACAAGAGTTGGAATTGCATATGTGTAATGATGATGTTTTGCGTGGCATTGCTGCGTGTACTAATTTGCAAGTGTTGAGGTTGGTGGGGAATGTGGATGGATTTTATGGGTCATTGGTTTCGGATATTGGATTGACTATATTGGCACAAGGGTGTAAGAGGTTGGTGAAGCTTGAGCTCTATAGTTGTGAGGGGAGTTTTGATGGGATTAAGGCTATTGGGCAGTGTTGTCAAATGTTGGAGGAGTTGAGTATTTGTGATCATAGGATGGATGATGGGTGGTTGGCGGGGTTGTCGTATTGTGAGAATTTGAAGACTTTGAGGTTTCAGTCATGTAAGAGGATTGATCCGAGTCCCGGGCCGGAAGATTATTTGGGTTGTTGCCCGGCTCTTGAACGGTTGCATTTGCACAAATGTCACTTGAGGGATAAGAAG is part of the Quercus robur chromosome 9, dhQueRobu3.1, whole genome shotgun sequence genome and harbors:
- the LOC126699299 gene encoding F-box protein At5g51370, whose product is MSFAPEKPENPSPKKRPPSWSDLWLKNTKPLKHVIFTMQLQSLSSPITPTTKNNNNNNKNTKSPKIPKTQIPISNFPKFPNPNFSYPKSESDPTRKLSDQTLLQILSKLPDSNHNSISLVCKRWLNLQGRLVRSLKLLSWHFLESGRLVFRFPNLTHVDLVSGCFFSPRNSGILLTNRVFSMHLGSGFSTKWNELCEDSLFPVEVIDRGLKMLACGCPNLRKVSVIGASELGVLSLAEECMTLQELELHMCNDDVLRGIAACTNLQVLRLVGNVDGFYGSLVSDIGLTILAQGCKRLVKLELYSCEGSFDGIKAIGQCCQMLEELSICDHRMDDGWLAGLSYCENLKTLRFQSCKRIDPSPGPEDYLGCCPALERLHLHKCHLRDKKSVGAMFMLCMAVREMVLQDCWGLDNDMFSLASCCRRVEFLSLEGCSLLTTEGLESVILSWKELQSLRVESCKNIKDSEISPSLSTLFSVFKELQWRPDTKSLRPSSVLGIVMGKKGGKFFKRERLFVH